One segment of bacterium DNA contains the following:
- a CDS encoding DNA-3-methyladenine glycosylase I: MTVVRCEWAVGDLLVPYHDKEWGMPLHDDRGLFELLVLEGAQAGLSWITVLKKRENYRAAFDNFSPEKIAGYDRKKQGALLRDPGIIRNRLKIASVIRNAKAFLELQREFGSFDAYSWQFVDGHPKKNRWKSLKEIPARTRESDAMSKDLKRRGFTFVGSTICYAFMQAAGMVNDHVTHCFRYAGIHRSRRD, encoded by the coding sequence ATGACCGTGGTTCGCTGTGAATGGGCGGTCGGCGACCTGTTGGTTCCATATCACGACAAAGAGTGGGGGATGCCGCTCCATGACGATCGGGGCCTCTTTGAGCTGCTCGTCCTCGAAGGCGCTCAGGCGGGCTTGAGCTGGATCACCGTCTTGAAGAAGCGCGAGAACTATCGCGCCGCGTTCGACAACTTTTCCCCCGAGAAGATCGCGGGCTACGATCGGAAGAAACAGGGGGCGCTTCTTCGTGATCCGGGGATCATTCGCAACCGACTCAAGATCGCGTCGGTGATTCGGAACGCGAAGGCCTTCCTCGAACTGCAGCGAGAGTTCGGAAGCTTTGACGCGTACAGCTGGCAGTTCGTCGACGGGCATCCCAAGAAGAACCGCTGGAAGTCGCTCAAGGAGATCCCCGCCCGAACGCGAGAGTCGGACGCGATGAGCAAAGACCTAAAACGCCGGGGGTTTACGTTTGTCGGGTCGACTATTTGCTATGCCTTTATGCAGGCCGCCGGCATGGTCAACGATCACGTCACCCACTGCTTCAGATACGCTGGAATCCATCGTTCCCGGCGAGACTAG